Genomic window (Acidobacteriota bacterium):
GATCTTCGATCTCCGCGTGAATCGCCGTCAACCGCTCTTCGGACTCGGCCGACGAGATTCGTTTGTATGTCCGCAAACGCTGCGACGTTTCGCTGATGTAATCCTGCGGGATCGCGACGTCGATGCCGAGATTGATGGAAACGCTGATCTCGTCGACGATCTCCTCGCCCTTGAGTTCGGCGATCGTCCGCTCGAGCATCTTCGTGTAAAGATCGAAACCGAGCGCGTCGAGCTGACCCGATTGCTGGCCGCCGAGGATGTTTCCGGCGCCGCGAAGTTCGAGGTCGAGCGCGGCGATCCGAAATCCCGCCCCGAGGTCCGAAAACTCGCGGATGGCACTCAGGCGGCGCCGCGCGATCGGCGTCAACTCGATCTCGGCCGGGATCAGCAGATATGCGTATGCCCGCCGGTTCGAGCGTCCGACGCGTCCGCGAAGCTGATAGAGCTGCGAAAGCCCGTAATTGTCGGCGCGGTTGATGATGATCGTGTTCGCCCGCGGGATGTCGATGCCGTTTTCGATGATCGTCGTCGCGACCAGGACGTCGAACTTGAAATCGACGAAATCGAGCACCGCTTGCTCCATTTCCTTCTCGTTCATCTGACCGTGAGCGATGACGATCCGCGCGTTCGGGACTATTCTTTTGACGTGCGCGGCGATCGTTTCGATGGTCTCGACACGATTATGGATGAAGAAGACCTGGCCGTTGCGCGCCATTTCGAGTTCGATCGCCGACTTGATCACTCCTTCCGAAAACTGCACGACCTGCGTGTTGATCGCCAACCGGTCCCGCGGCGGCGTTTCGATGACCGACATATCGCGCATTCCAAGCAGAGACATATTGAGCGTCCGCGGGATCGGCGTCGCCGACAGCGTCAGAACGTCGACCTTTTTCTTCAAATGCTTGAGTTTTTCCTTGTGCGCAACGCCGAACCGCTGCTCTTCGTCGACGACGACGAGTCCGAGATTCGGCAGCTTGACGTCGTTCGAAAGGACGCGGTGCGTCCCGATCAGGATGTCGACCTTGGAATTCTCAGCCGCCTCGACGACCGCTTTTTGTTCCTTCGCCGAACGGAATCGAGACAGGAGATCGATCGACACGGGAAACGCTGCAAAGCGCTTTTTGAAGGTTTCGAAATGCTGATACGCGAGTACCGTCGTCGGCGTCAGGACGGCAACCTGACGCCCGTCCATCACCGCCTTGAACGCGGCGCGCATCGCGACCTCGGTCTTGCCGTAGCCGACGTCGCCGATCACCAGACGGTCCATCGGCACGGCGGTTTCCATATCGCCCTTCGTGTCTTCGATGGCATTCGCCTGATCGACCGTCAGCTGATACGGGAACGCGTCCTCAAACTCTTTCTGCCACGGCGCGTCGGCCGAAAAAGCGAAGCCCTGGACCATTTTCCGTTCGGCATAAAGCCGCAAAAGCTCGTCGGCCATATCGCGCATCGCGCGTTTCGCCTTCGCCTTCGTCTTTTGCCATCCCAGTCCGCCGAGCCGGTCGAGCGACGGCTGCGTCGCTTCGCCGGACGAGTATCTTGAAACGAGGTCGAGCCGTTCCACCGGCACGAAAAGTTTCGTGTTATCGGCATAGACGAGCAGCATAAACTCGCGCTCGCTTCCCTGCGCGGCGATCGTCTGAAGCGCTTCGAAGCGGCCGATGCCGTGATCGACGTGGACGACGTAATCGCCCTGTTTCAGGTCGCGAAAGTCGGAGATGAAAGCTCCGAGCGCTTTGCGGCTGGCGATCTGCGTTTTCGGATTCGGCTTCGCGGCCTCGCGCTGAAGATTCTCGCCGAAAACGTCGATCTCGGTAAACACCGTAATTCCGAGTGAAGGGATTTCGAAGCCGCTCGACAGCTCCCCGATGTTGAGGTTTCGCGCCGGCACCTGTACGTCGTAATCGCGGAGGATCTCGGTGAACCGTTCGACCAGCCCAAGCGATTCGAAAACGAAGGAGTAATCCTCGAGCTTTTCCTTCGATTCGCGGACGAACGCCGCGATGTCGCCGTGAAACTTGCGCGTCGCGCGCGAGCCGATCTCGAATTCGGAATCGATTTCGATGGTCGGAAAGAGGAACATCGGGATTTGCGATTTGCGATTTGCGATTTGCGATTTTTGGGCTGGTTCGCCGGATTCGCCGTCATTGGAATCCGGTTCGACCGTTCCGAAATCCGAGATCTCCTCGCCCGTGCCGGCCGCGGCCTTGCCGAGCGCGCGTAGTTCGAGACGAGTCGCGCCGGAAAGACCTTCGCGGAGCTCCGGGCCGCTCAAAAAGAGTTCGGACGGCTCGAGCGCCAGCTCGCCCGCGCTGCGGATCTCATTGTATCGGTTCCCCAATCCGTCGGAAAATCCGGCCAGCGTCTGCTCCACCATTCCGGGCTCGTCGATCACGAAAACGGCGTCTTTCAGGTAATCGAAAACCGTCGAACCGCGGGGAGCGGTCAGCGGCAGCAAAAACTCCCAGCCGGGAAACGATTCGCCGTGGTCCGCAAATTCGGTTCGGTCGCGAACGGCGCGCGCATCCTTGTCATCGTCAAATTTCTCGCGCGCGAAAAACGCCCAGTCGCGAAAATCGGACGGGCTTGCCGAGAACTCGCGCATCGGAACGAGTTCGATCCGCGTCAGCTGTGCGGTCGAAAGCTGCGTATCGGGGTCAAATTCGCGGATCGAATCTACCGTGTCGCCGAAAAACTCCACACGCACGGGCATTTCAGCCGCCGGAGACCAGACGTCGACGATCCCGCCGCGAACCGAGAACTCGCCGACGTTCTTGATCGGCTCTTCGCGAACGTAGCCGCAGGCCGCGAGGCGTTCGACCAATTCCTCGGGCGCGAAATCCTCGTCCCGCGCGAGTACCGCGCCGAGTTTGCGAATCTCGCCCGGCGACGTCGTTCGGGTCGCCAGCGACTTCGCCGAAACGATGACGAGGTCCGGCGTCGACTGCGCCAGCCGCCAGAGTGCCAGAGCGCGGCGTTCCAAGGTTTCCGCGTGCGGCGAGATATTCGAATAGATGTCGGTCTCGAAGGACGGAAGCGAGACTATTTGCGAATTTCGATTTGCGATTTGCGAGTGGGCGTCAGCCGGCGCCGGGTTGTCGTTTCGTGCCTGTTTTTCCAAAAGGTACGCCAGGTCCGACTCGATGGTTTCAAGTTCCCCGTTTGTGTCGGTCACGACGACGAGGGTTTTCCCGAGCGCGGCCCGAATGCGGGTCAGCACGAACGCCTTCGCGGCAGTCGATGTCAGGCCCGCAAGCGACACAATCCGACCGCCGCGCCGAATTTCGGCGCAAACGCGTTCAAACTGGTCCGTTTCTCCGTTCATTTTCTCTGGCAAAGAACTCTGCGAATGGACAAAGTCAGATAATTGCCGCAACCTGAGCGCAGATTTCGGTCGCACGCATCTGATTTCGCGCCGTTCGTGAAATTCGTGAAATTCGCGGCGAAACCTACTCCAGGATCAAGATCTTCGCTTCGCCGGTGATGCAGTCGCCGTTCGGCGTCGAAACGGTCGTTTCGATCGTCACTACGGGCTTGTCCTCGCGAATCGCGGTCACGACCGCCTTCGCCGTCACCGTGTCGCCGAGAAACACGGGCGCGATGAAGCGCAGCGTTTGCGACATATAGACCAGCTTTCGCTCGCTGAGTTCATAGCCGAGAACCGCCGAAATGAACGCCGCGCCGAGCATTCCGTGAGCGATGCGTTTGCCGAAGCGCGTCTTCGACGCAAAATCGTCGTCGAGATGGATCGGATTGTAATCGCCCGAAACGTCCGCGAACTTGCGGATGACCTCATCCGTGACCTCTTTTGTGACGCTGAAAACGTCGCCGACTTTCAAATCCATATGATTTGACTTTCGCACGAACGAAACATCTTTTCAAATCGCTCGATTGCCGTTGCCCGAACCCGTAAACTATAATCAACGTTTTGATTTGGACCAACGGGATTTTCAATTTCGGGAAGACTGTGCGGCATATCCAAAATCCAAAATCTAAAATCCAAAATCGCTACTCGGCTATGTCAAATTCAATCACCGGCGCCGGCATCATCGAAAACAACGACCAGGTTCAGGCGCGTCTTGAGCATCTTGGCGAGCTTAAGGAACTGGTCGGCAACGTCTATCCGAACAAGTTCGACCGGACTAGCATTTCCGGACGAACGGACACGATCTCGGACATCATCGCGTTCGCGCCCGTCGCCGAGGTCGTCGGCGAGATCGGCGAGCATATCAAGACTCTGGCCGAAGGCGAACGTCCGCACGCCGAGATCAGGGACGCGCTCAACGAACGGCTGAAAGTATTCGGCAACGTTCGCGTCTCGGGCCGCCTGACGACAACGCCGCGGACAATGGGCAAAGCCGCGTTCGTTCATCTCAGCGACGGCAAGAACCGCATCCAGATCTACGTCAGAAAGGACGACGCGGCAGGAGTGAGAAACGATTTTGGATTTTCAGATTCCGATTCGAACAATCCCAATTCCCAAATCCCAAATCCCGAATCAATCTCCGGTTGGTCGATCTTCAAGCTCCTCGACGGCGGCGATTTTGTGGGTGTCGAGGGATTTCTGTTTCTGACTAACACGGGCGAATTGTCGATCCACGTCGAAAAACTCCAGTTCCTTTCGAAATCGCTTCTGCCGATGCCCGACAAGCTGCACGGCATCGCCGACGCCGAGATCCGCCAGCGTCAGCGTTACGCCGATCTCATCGCTTCGAGCCTTCAGGTCGAACACGAAGGACTGACGACGCGTCAGGTTTTTGAGGTCCGCGCGAAGGTCATCTCGTCGATTCGCAGATTCCTGGAAGACGACGGCTATATCGAGGTCGAAACGCCGATGCTGACGCCGAAGGCGACGGGAGCAGCAGCGAAACCGTTCGTCACGCATCACAACGCGCTCGACATCACGCTCTTCGCGCGCATCGCGCCGGAACTTTATCTCAAACGCCTGACGGTCGGCGGCTTTGAGAAGGTTTACGAACTGAACCGCAATTTCCGAAACGAGGGCATCTCGTACAAGCATAATCCGGAATTCACGATGCTCGAATTCTATTGCGCCTATATGGATGTCAACGGAATGATGGATTTTTGCGAGACGTTGCTGCGGCAGTCGGTCGAGAAAGCGACCGGCGGGTTGGTCGCGAATTACGAGGGAAAAGAGATCGATTTCGGCAAGTTCGAGAGGATTTCGATGCACGACGCGGTCGGAAAGCACGCGCCCGGCGCCGAGATAACGGACAAGAATCTTGTGGCTCTTTTTGAAGAACACGTCGAGCCGAACCTCATTCAGCCGACGTTCATCATCGATTTCCCGAAATCGATCTCGCCGCTCTCTAAGGCGTCGCCCGAGAATCCGGCGATCGCCGAGCGTTTCGAGCTTTTCATAAACGGAATGGAGGTCGCGAACGGCTTCTCGGAGTTGAACGATCCGCAGGAACAGTACGAGCGGTTTCTAGACCAGATGAACCAAAGGGAAAAAGGCGACGACGAGGCAATGGTGCTCGACGAAGATTACATCCGCGCGCTCAGCTACGGTATGCCGCCCGCGGCCGGGATCGGCATCGGAATCGACCGTCTCGTGATGCTTTTGACGAACAAGCACTCGATCCGCGACGTCATCCTTTTCCCGCATCTTCGGCCGGAGCAACGGATTTCGGATGTGTGATTTGGGATTTCGGATTTAGGGATCTGAATGTGGAATCTGTGGATTCTGGAATATCTAAAAGCCCCAATCACACATCCGAAATCCGAAATCAGCTCATTCCGTGCAATCGGAAAATTCTTTTTCCTCGCAGGCGAAGAGTTCCGGCACGATCTCGCGGGTTTGCTTGCGGACGTTGCGCCAGACGACCGAATTCACGTATGTCTCTTTCGTCCAACCGAGACGTTTCCTGTTCTTCCAGACGAATTTGTAGGCTTCGGGTTCGTCGGCGCCCTTCAGATGCTGGGCCTCGTGCAGAAGTATCGCGGCGCGCTCGGTGTCGTCGACCGGCACGTTGAAAAAATCTGGATAGATCGTCAGGATCTCGAACGGAAAGTTCGTCGCGGCGTAGGCATTTTCCTTTTCGACCGACGCATTCAGCCAGTTGTCTGTGCCGCGGTATGCGCTAAAGTACCGCAGAAGAGTGACTTCGCTCGAAAAACCCTTTTCATCGAGAATATCGATCGCTCGACCGACCGTCTTTTTCTGGTCGTATTCGAGGCGCTCGGCCGATCCGATGAGCGAAAGATAGAAGCCGAAGAGCGTGAACGCGATAGCGAAAACGCAGACGGAGGCTCGCCGCACGAGAACCGCGCCGAACGAACGTTCCCGGTTGCGTGCCGGCACCGCGAAACTCGAAACTTCGCGCAGGCTGCGCTGACAGCGCAGACATTCAGCGGCCGTCGCGAAGTTGACGAGATTACAGTCTGGACATTTCTTTTTCATCGGAGTCGGGATCGGAGCGCGCGCGGGAGTCGCCTAATTATTAAAAACATTCAATTCAAGAACGTTCCAGTTTTTTTGCGTCGCCGATAAACGCCGGTCGCGGATGCCGCATCAAACCCTTCAGTTTGCATATTACAGGCAATAAATTTAAGATTTTCAGTTGAGTCAATAATCAATGAACAGTATGAAACGAATCAGCTCGGCAATAATCACTATCTTATTCCTTTTCGCGTTCAACGCGCTCGGGCAGGAAACCGAACTAAAGGTGGTCGACGAAGTCGTCGCCCAGGTCAACGACGGTGTCATCACGCTCTCGCGCGTCAAGCGTGAAATGAAGTTTCGCGTCGATGCGATGGTCGAACAAGGCAAGACACGCGACGCTGCGACTGCCGAGATCAAAGGCAAGGAAGGCGAGGTGATTGCGAAGATCATCGAAGAAGAGCTCTTGATGCAAAAGGGCAAGGAGATCGGGGTTGAATCGGACGTCGATTCCGAGGTCAACCGGCGGTTTCTCGACATTATGAAACAGCAAAATCTGAAGACCATCGAGGCGCTGTACAAAGAAATGGAGAAACAGGGTCTTGACCCGCAGGAAGTCAAGGAGAGTTGGCGGCGGCAGTTCACGATCGACTTCGTCGTCAACCGCGAGGTTTACGGAAAGACGCTTTGGGGCTGGACCGGAAAAGAGGTCAAAGCATACTTCGAAAAGAACAAGGAACGTTTTCTTAAACCCGAGGTCGTGACGCTTTCCGAGATCTTCCTGAGCTTCGCCGGCCGCGACGAGGCTGCGGTTCGCGAGCGGGCGAAACAGATCGTCGCCGATCTCCGCAAAGGCGGCGACTTTCCCAAGACCGCGGCCGATAATTCGGATCGTCCGGATGTCAAGGAAACGAACGGCGCGGTCGGTTCGATTCCGATTCCGGAACTCAAGCGCATTTGCGAAAAATGTCTCGGACCGATCGGAGCAACCGCGAAGGGCGGCGTCACCGACCCGATCGAGCTCGTCGAAGGAATCGAGATCTTCCGCGTCGACGATCGAAAGGAAGCGAGCAAGGAGTCCTTTTTCGACGAACCCGAAGTTCGGCGCGCGATGACGACCGAGGTCTTTGACGCCAAACGCAAGGAATATATGACCGACCTCCGCCAGGAATCCTACATCAAGATCAACGACAACTATCGCCCGATCGTTACGCCGTACTTTTTGAATCAGAGCGCGGCGACCGAGGAAAAGAAGCCAGCCAAATAGACATTGACCTAAATGAAGCTTTTTACGATCGAAGAAGCTAACGAGCTGATCCCGATGTTGCGCCCGAAACTCGAACAGATTCGGGCGCAATACTTGTCTCTTGCGGTTTATCGCGACAATGCCAAGCTTGCGGCGGCGGCGGCCAACGATTCGGGCGGCGGCGGAATGGCGGGCGGTACGGCATACGTCAACCGGCTGTACGAAGTCGGACGCATTGCGACCGAACTGCACGAAACCGGCATCCAGCTCAAAGACTATTCGCGCGGCCTGATCGACTTTCCTAGTCTGAAGGAAGGCCGCGTCGTGCTTCTCTGTTGGCAGCTCGACGATGCCGACGAACTCGAATGGTGGCACGAACTCGAAGGCGGCTTCGCCGGAAGGCAGCCGCTTTGAGATTTTGGATTTTGGATTTTGGATTCTTGGAATCTGGAATGTGGAATTTGGAATGTGGAATTTGGATTTTGAATTCTTGGAATCTGGAATGTGGAATTTGGAATCTGGAATTTGGAATTTGGAATTTGGAATTTGGAATTTGGAATTTGGAATTTGGAATTTGGAATTTGGAATTCCTGGAAGTTTGTTTCGAGTTCGAACCGCTCTCACAGCTCAAAGCCCAAAGCTCACGGCTCGAATCTCCTGCGGCATTACGATACAAATTGATCAATCCGTATCCTAACGATACATCTGTGGCCGCCAATAGCGACGCCTTCAAGACCCACCGGCTGCAACTCATAAACAAAAGTTGATGGGATCATTCGCATCGATAATGAACAACTTCAAAACAAATCCCTCCAAGTTTAACTTTTGCTTAACTTTACTGTTGACGACTTAAAGTAAAGTCTGATAACATCGCCTCTGTTTTTGATCATATCGTAAGGTTCTCTGATCCATCAGACAGCAATTCCAGTTTTTTCAAGTTTTTTGCACACCTATGAATTGTCCCGTTTGTAATCGAATTCTTGCATCAACTTTATCGATTTGCCCAAGTTGCGGTGCGATGATGAACGATTCCGTTCGTGAGGAACTGACCGAAAAGATTTCCCCCATCGCGAGAAACAGTATGAACGCTCCCCAACGCGAACCGATAATGCCGCCGGCCCCGCTGAAGTTCGTCGCCGCGCCGCCCGCGCCTGTGGTGGAGCCGACGCCCGCGCCGACGCCGGCCACTCCGCCGTTGAAGTTTGATACGGCCGAGATCACGGCGAAGCCGACAAGTCCGACGCTTGTCGATTTTCAGAACAAAAACGCCGCGCTTCCCGATTGGAGGCTCGAACTGCAGAACGCCGTTCGAAAGCGCCGCGACGCTTCACTTCCGGCGCCGGCCGCCGAACCCGTTCCGGCCGTTTCGCAAACGGTGCTGTCGACCAACGGCTCGGCCGCGGTCAAGGCTGAGGTCGTAGCGTACAGCGAACCCGCCGTCGCGCCCGTGAACGGCAAGCTCGAAGGCGCGCTGAAGCGCATCGAAGAATCGAGACGAAGATTTCTTGCCGAGGAAACGGCCGCTCAGCCGGCCAAAGCCGAAATCCCGGCGGCCGCGTTGGCGGCATCCGCTCCGGTTCCGGCGAAACATTATCCTTTTTATATCGCGACCAAAAACGCGTCCGTTCTGCCGAAGCCGCCGGAGATAATGCCGCCGGCGACGCTCGCCCCGCGTCCGTCGATCGAGGATCTGCCGATCATCGAAAAGAAGGATCTCGACACCAACAAGCTCAAACCGCTGCCGAATTCGTCGATCATTTCAAGCAGCCTTGAAAGATCGGCCGCGGACGAACTGCCGGAGATCGAACGGACCGACGCCCCGATGATCTCGATCTCGCGGGCGACCGACGATTTCGACGACGAAGACGATTACGAATTCGAATCGTCCGAGTCGGAACTCGAAGAGGACGAGGATCTCGCGCCGCTCGGAACGCGTTTCAACGCCGCCGCGCTCGATCTGATCATCGGCGCCGGGTCGAGCCTGATCCTGCTCGCGCCGCTGATGCTTTCGGGCGGAAACTGGTTCAGCCTCGCCGGACTGCTGGCGTTCGCCGTGACGTGTTCGATCGTGATGTTCATCTATTTAACGACGGCGGTCGGCTTTTTCGGCCAGACGCTCGGGATGAAGCTGTTTCAGCTCGAAGTGCTCGATATCGAAGAAGAAGAGTATCCGTCGCTCCATCAGGCGGCGGTCAACACTTCCGTTTACCTCGTGTCGCTCGCGTTCGGCGGGCTCGGACTGATCCCGGTGCTGTTCAACGACGAGAAGCGCGCCGCGCACGATCTGCTTTCGGGCACGATCGTCGTCCGCGAGGAATACTAGGCGGATACCGTTTTACGGAACGGGTCTTGGATTTGGGATTTTAGATTTTAGATTTTGGATTTCTGACTTAATCCGGGATCGAAGATCGAAGGTCCAAGATCCGGGATCCGTTCTTTTTTTAATGAACAACCCGACGCTCGAACTCATTTGCGAAGAATTGGCCGCAACGCTTGTCGGGCGGAGAGTCGGACGCATCTTTCAGCTTTCGAAGCTCGGTTTCGCCATCGATTTTCGCGACGGTTCGCGGTTTCTGTTCGTCAGCGCCGACCCGAACGCACCGCGCCTCTTCCTCGTCAACCGCCGCCTTCGAGACATCGAAAAGCAGTCGCTGCAGCAATTGGCGTTCGCGCAATTTCTCAAAAAACGAATCTCCGGCGCGAATGTCGTCGCCGTCGAAAAGCTCGAAGGCGAACGCGTCGTCAAGATCCGGCTGCGCGCCCAGACGGAGTTGGGCGAAACAGCGCCGTTCACGCTCGTCGTCCAGCTTACCGGCCGATCGTCGAACCTGTTCCTGCTTGACGGGTTGGACCGTATTCTCGACCGCCTCCGCGACACGTACGGCGACGGCCAGGAGATCGCGACCGTTTACGCGCCGCCGGAACGAGCTGCCGCGGTCGAACGGACCGAATCGGCGTTGAACACCGAAGGATTCGGATCGATCTCCGAAGCGCTCGACGCGCATTATCTTGCCGCCGGCGAAGAGGCGGAATTCAAACGGCTCGCCGGAGCGGCGCGCGCGAAACTTAAACAGGCCGCGGCGAAGTGCGAAAAGCTCGCCGCGAAACTCCGCGCGGATCTTGCTGCGCACGGCGATCCGGCGATCTGGAAACGATCCGGAGATCTGATCCTTGCGAATCTCTCTGACGCCGCCGTTGTTGACGGTCGCGTTCTCGTGGTGGACTATTTCGACGATGCGACGCCGGTCGTCGAGATCGAGATCGACGAAAACGACGAACTGACCGTCGCCGCGGAAAGGTTTTTCAAGCGTTATTCGAAGGCGCGAAACGCGCGAGAGGAACTAAACCGGCGACTTTCGGAACTGGAATCGACGGCCGCGTCGCTACAGGCGCAAAAAGCGGAGATCGAGGAGCGGATCGAAGACCGCGACGTCGATTATCTCGCGGAGTTTCTCGGCGACGGGAAGATCAAGACCGGTCAGAACCGAACTTCGGCAAGCGATCCGCCGGCGGGCACGCGCCGTTTCATCTCGCCGGACGGATTCGAGATCCTCGTCGGAAAAGGCGCGAAGGACAACGATCAACTGACGTTCCGCGTCGCGCGTTCGTCAGACCTATGGCTCCACGCGGCCGACTATCCGGGTTCGCACGTCATCGTCCGCAACCCTTCACGCGGCGAGATCCCACCGGCGACGGTTCTCGAAGCGGCCAAGCTCGCCGCCTTCTACTCGCAGGCGCGCGAACACCCGAAAGCCGCCGTCCATTACACGCTCCGCAAAAACGTACACAAGCCCCGCGGCGGCGTCCCCGGACTTGTCAGCCTGACGAATTTCAAGACGATCCTGGTCAAGCCGGAGATCCGGGTTTAGTCCATATCAGGCGACGGGCAGACCTCCACATTCGCCCGTGTCGCCGATCCCGCCGTTCAAGGATCGACAGCAAAGGCGTTCTATCGGTTAAGGTTCGCTGGATCGAGCGTCGACCCAGACGGATCAGGGCTGCACACGCATTTCCTGCGAAACACTCCGCCGTTGCAAGGATCGCACCGGCGCGTTAGAAGTTCCGACCGAGATCACGGGCCCGTTCGAGGTAGCCGCGCCGCGTTTCATCGTCGGCGCCGTGAACTGCGTAAAACAGAACGTGTTCAACCTGCTTGATCCCCGGATAGTTCAACGTGTACTCATCGATGACCTTGCACATCGCGTCGCGGAGCCCGGTGTCGTATGAACGCTCATCCCAGATCGTCGTCTGCATAATCAGCGCCTTCTTATGCGTCAGCAGCCCCCGACGGCCGTTGATATCGCCGCGCCAGGCCTCCTCGGTCAGGTCGTAGGCGAAGCCGGGCGTCCAGACGCGATCGAACCACCCTTTCAAAATGACCGGAAAGCTCAAGAAATGGACGGGCGCAATGAACGCCAGCGACTCGGCGCGCGCCACTATCCGCTGCTGTTCGAGCACATCCTGCGGCTGAAAACGCTCCCGCAGGAGGCGTATGATGCCGCGATCGTCGCGCTTCCCGAGCATACGCTTCATCAGGAATCGTCGAAGTGGTCCGCCCGCGCCCTCGATCACGGACTCCCGCACGCGCATTCGTTCGAGCAAGTCGTCCGGGACGCTTTCCGTAAGCCAGCTCGGCGTGTCGCGCGGACGGTGCACCGGATCAAAGCCGATCGCATACAGATCGACGACCTCGCTTGAGTGCCCGGCCTCGCGCAAGCCTGCCGTGAACTGATCCAAAATAGCGTGACAGAACGATTTCGGGTTCGAATTCGCATAGATAGTCAGCACGTTCATATAAGACCTCCCGACTGAGCGGAGTGGAACAAGTTTCTGTCGGCAAAACGCGCGACTGTACCCGCCTAACGGTTGTGAGGACGCGGAACGAAACCGTCGCGCCGCAAGTCACGGGAACTTTTTCATAACTCTACTGTCTTGATTGTAACAAGAATTGATACTGCATTCGAGGTCAACCTCGCGCGGAGTTCACTGTCTTTCT
Coding sequences:
- a CDS encoding NFACT family protein — its product is MNNPTLELICEELAATLVGRRVGRIFQLSKLGFAIDFRDGSRFLFVSADPNAPRLFLVNRRLRDIEKQSLQQLAFAQFLKKRISGANVVAVEKLEGERVVKIRLRAQTELGETAPFTLVVQLTGRSSNLFLLDGLDRILDRLRDTYGDGQEIATVYAPPERAAAVERTESALNTEGFGSISEALDAHYLAAGEEAEFKRLAGAARAKLKQAAAKCEKLAAKLRADLAAHGDPAIWKRSGDLILANLSDAAVVDGRVLVVDYFDDATPVVEIEIDENDELTVAAERFFKRYSKARNAREELNRRLSELESTAASLQAQKAEIEERIEDRDVDYLAEFLGDGKIKTGQNRTSASDPPAGTRRFISPDGFEILVGKGAKDNDQLTFRVARSSDLWLHAADYPGSHVIVRNPSRGEIPPATVLEAAKLAAFYSQAREHPKAAVHYTLRKNVHKPRGGVPGLVSLTNFKTILVKPEIRV
- a CDS encoding NAD(P)H-dependent oxidoreductase → MNVLTIYANSNPKSFCHAILDQFTAGLREAGHSSEVVDLYAIGFDPVHRPRDTPSWLTESVPDDLLERMRVRESVIEGAGGPLRRFLMKRMLGKRDDRGIIRLLRERFQPQDVLEQQRIVARAESLAFIAPVHFLSFPVILKGWFDRVWTPGFAYDLTEEAWRGDINGRRGLLTHKKALIMQTTIWDERSYDTGLRDAMCKVIDEYTLNYPGIKQVEHVLFYAVHGADDETRRGYLERARDLGRNF